In Ovis canadensis isolate MfBH-ARS-UI-01 breed Bighorn chromosome 11, ARS-UI_OviCan_v2, whole genome shotgun sequence, one genomic interval encodes:
- the NPTX1 gene encoding neuronal pentraxin-1, which translates to MPAGRAARTCALLALCFLGSGAQDFGPTRFICTSVPVDADMCAASVAAGGAEELRSNVLQLRETVLQQKETILSQKETIRELTTKLGRCESQSTLDASAGEARTGGGRKQPGSGKNTMGDLSRTPAAETLSQLGQTLQSLKTRLENLEQYSRLNSSSQTNSLKDLLQSKIDDLERQVLSRVNTLEEGKGGPKNDTEERVKIESALTSLHQRISELEKGQKDNRPGDKFQLTFPLRTNYMYAKVKKSLPEMYAFTVCMWLKSSAAPGVGTPFSYAVPGQANELVLIEWGNNPMEILINDKVAKLPFVINDGKWHHICITWTTRDGVWEAYQDGTQGGNGENLAPYHPIKPQGVLVLGQEQDTLGGGFDATQAFVGELAHFNIWDRKLTPGEVYNLATCSTKALSGNVIAWAESHIEIYGGATKWTFEACRQIN; encoded by the exons ATGCCGGCCGGCCGCGCCGCGCGCACCTGTGCGCTGCTTGCCCTCTGCTTCTTGGGCAGCGGGGCCCAGGATTTCGGGCCGACGCGCTTCATCTGCACCTCGGTGCCCGTGGACGCCGACATGTGCGCCGCGTCCGTGGCCGCCGGCGGCGCCGAGGAGCTCCGGAGCAACGTGCTGCAGCTCCGAGAGACCGTGTTGCAGCAGAAGGAGACCATCCTGAGCCAGAAGGAGACCATCCGCGAGCTGACCACCAAGCTGGGTCGCTGCGAGAGCCAGAGCACCCTGGACGCGAGCGCGGGCGAGGCGCGGACCGGCGGCGGCCGCAAGCAGCCCGGCTCGGGCAAGAACACCATGGGCGACCTGTCTCGGACGCCGGCCGCTGAGACGCTCAGCCAACTCGGGCAAACTTTGCAGTCGCTCAAAACCCGCCTGGAGAACCTCGAG CAGTACAGCCGGCTCAATTCCTCCAGCCAGACCAACAGTCTCAAGGATCTGCTGCAGAGCAAGATCGATGACCTGGAGAGGCAGGTGCTGTCTCGGGTGAAcactctggaggagggcaaaggGGGCCCCAAAAACGACACCGAGGAAAGAGTCAAGATCGAAAGCGCCCTGACTTCCCTGCACCAGCGGATCAGCGAGCTCGAGAAAG GTCAGAAGGACAACCGCCCTGGAGATAAGTTCCAGCTCACATTCCCACTGCGGACCAACTACATGTACGCCAAGGTGAAGAAGAGCCTGCCGGAGATGTACGCCTTCACAGTGTGCATGTGGCTCAAGTCCAGTGCGGCACCGGGGGTGGGCACACCCTTCTCCTATGCCGTGCCCGGCCAGGCCAATGAGCTGGTCCTCATTGAGTGGGGCAACAACCCCATGGAGATCCTCATCAACGACAAG GTGGCTAAGCTGCCCTTTGTAATCAATGACGGCAAGTGGCACCACATCTGTATCACCTGGACCACCCGGGATGGGGTCTGGGAAGCCTACCAGGATGGCACCCAGGGCGGCAACGGCGAGAACCTAGCACCTTATCACCCCATCAAGCCACAAGGCGTGCTGGTGCTGGGCCAGGAGCAG GACACTCTGGGTGGCGGGTTTGATGCCACCCAAGCGTTTGTGGGCGAGCTGGCCCATTTCAACATCTGGGACCGCAAGCTGACCCCGGGGGAGGTGTACAACCTGGCCACCTGCAGCACCAAGGCCCTTTCCGGCAACGTCATCGCCTGGGCTGAGTCCCACATCGAGATCTACGGTGGAGCCACCAAGTGGACATTCGAAGCCTGTCGCCAGATCAACTga